The following are from one region of the Leptospira yasudae genome:
- a CDS encoding SpoIIE family protein phosphatase produces the protein MRIKSDSLELERYREFFLSSAEGIWCFDLDQPLDTKQNETKQLTHLLTHARLTICNDSMARMYGYSGPSEVIGRTLSQLVPSDSPEDLEPYYAFIRASYNMKDFESKESDRFGNWKYFLNSVVGVVKDGKLVQIWGSQRDITPLKRSEDQLKYSLFLQSNLTEISKSFITLPPMELDVAIRNSIEKAGRICGADRAYIIEYSNTHKFLSNTYEWCREGIPSQLQYFQNIPVQNLPADRFEQIRKDGYIAFNSVQEIERENSFLSELILPRGIRSLLVIRLTYEGKEIGFFGIDMVREDRTWTEEEISILGLIGDLIVLAFDRKEKEGTLNAFYDRMHYDLELGRLTQRSLVDRTFPDSKYFRMETYFRPFEKVGGDVISTIENEDGSIDILFADVSGHGISSAMVSGMVVISFKNSSRIGLSPAEGLSRIVEDLKPLVVDHHISAVRVKYVPESKRLVYSYAGHPPILLFRDGKRIELDGMNLPLLAFEGAQYYDQSIDLLHGDRVVFFSDGMYEIFDAQGELLDLPGLISILEEYLDTESIEDYIELIVSDLFAYSGGNFGDDIALMILDIY, from the coding sequence ATGCGGATAAAATCGGATTCTTTAGAATTGGAGCGGTATCGGGAATTTTTCCTGAGCAGCGCCGAAGGAATCTGGTGTTTCGATCTCGATCAGCCTCTCGATACGAAACAAAACGAAACGAAACAGCTAACTCATCTCCTAACACACGCTAGACTGACGATCTGCAACGATTCCATGGCGAGAATGTACGGTTATTCCGGTCCTTCCGAAGTGATCGGCCGAACACTTTCGCAGCTCGTACCGTCCGATTCTCCCGAAGATCTGGAGCCGTATTACGCGTTTATCCGCGCTTCATACAATATGAAGGATTTTGAATCCAAGGAATCCGATCGGTTCGGAAACTGGAAATACTTTCTGAACAGCGTAGTCGGCGTGGTTAAGGACGGAAAACTCGTTCAGATTTGGGGATCGCAGAGGGATATCACTCCTTTGAAACGATCCGAGGATCAACTCAAGTATTCGCTTTTTTTACAGAGCAATCTCACCGAAATCTCCAAAAGTTTCATCACGCTTCCTCCGATGGAATTGGACGTCGCGATCCGCAACTCGATCGAAAAGGCAGGGAGAATCTGCGGCGCGGACCGCGCTTATATTATAGAATACTCGAATACTCATAAATTTCTTTCCAACACATACGAATGGTGCCGCGAAGGAATCCCTTCTCAGCTTCAATACTTCCAGAATATTCCCGTGCAAAATCTTCCCGCCGATCGATTCGAACAGATACGAAAGGACGGATACATCGCGTTCAATTCCGTTCAAGAAATCGAACGGGAGAATTCTTTCCTGAGCGAGTTGATTCTTCCGAGAGGAATCCGATCGTTGCTCGTCATCCGGTTGACGTATGAAGGAAAGGAGATCGGTTTTTTCGGAATCGATATGGTGCGGGAAGATCGGACTTGGACCGAAGAGGAGATCTCCATTCTCGGTTTGATCGGCGACTTGATCGTTCTCGCTTTCGATCGCAAAGAAAAGGAAGGAACCTTAAACGCATTCTACGATCGCATGCACTACGATCTCGAACTCGGACGACTTACGCAGCGGTCCCTTGTCGATCGAACGTTTCCCGATTCGAAATACTTCCGTATGGAAACATACTTTCGTCCGTTTGAAAAAGTGGGCGGGGATGTGATCAGCACGATCGAAAACGAGGACGGAAGCATCGACATCTTATTCGCGGACGTTTCGGGTCACGGGATTTCTTCGGCGATGGTTTCGGGAATGGTCGTGATTTCGTTTAAAAATTCTTCCCGAATCGGATTGTCCCCCGCCGAGGGCCTAAGTCGAATCGTGGAAGACCTCAAACCTCTCGTCGTCGATCATCATATCTCCGCGGTGCGCGTGAAGTATGTTCCCGAATCGAAACGTTTAGTCTATTCGTATGCGGGACATCCTCCGATTCTTTTGTTTCGAGACGGAAAACGGATCGAACTCGACGGAATGAATCTTCCTCTTCTTGCGTTTGAAGGAGCGCAGTATTACGATCAATCCATCGATCTTTTACACGGGGATCGGGTCGTATTCTTTTCGGACGGGATGTATGAGATCTTTGACGCTCAGGGAGAACTTTTGGATCTTCCCGGTTTGATCTCCATCCTGGAAGAATATCTCGATACGGAATCCATCGAAGATTATATCGAGTTGATCGTATCGGATCTATTCGCGTATTCGGGCGGAAACTTCGGAGACGATATTGCCTTAATGATTTTAGATATTTATTAA
- a CDS encoding methionine ABC transporter permease gives MNLIFETLPSDEFAKAFIQTFWMVGISLSVAIVFGIPLGLLIYLTDKGIFIRNRILHSILNTIANIVRSVPFVILLVALLPLTQFVTGTTIGPLAASVPLSVAAIPFLARLVESALREIPEGVLEASVSTGASLTLIIREILIYEALPGIVAGITLTTVSLLGFSAMAGIVGGGGIGDLAIRFGYYRYEDGIMFATVAILVILVQLIQWFGDWVRRRVDKRGG, from the coding sequence ATGAATTTAATCTTCGAAACTCTTCCTTCGGACGAATTTGCCAAGGCGTTTATCCAAACGTTTTGGATGGTGGGAATTTCCTTATCCGTCGCTATCGTTTTCGGAATCCCGCTCGGACTTTTGATTTATCTCACGGATAAAGGAATCTTTATCCGCAATCGGATTCTTCATTCGATTTTGAATACGATCGCCAATATCGTCCGTTCGGTTCCGTTCGTCATTCTTCTGGTCGCTCTTTTGCCTTTGACCCAATTCGTCACGGGAACGACGATCGGTCCTTTGGCCGCATCGGTTCCCTTATCCGTCGCGGCGATTCCGTTCTTAGCGAGACTCGTGGAATCCGCGTTACGCGAAATACCGGAAGGAGTTTTGGAGGCTTCCGTTTCCACGGGAGCCAGTCTAACACTGATTATACGGGAGATCCTGATTTACGAAGCGCTCCCCGGTATCGTCGCGGGAATTACTCTGACTACGGTCAGTCTTTTGGGTTTTTCCGCAATGGCCGGAATCGTAGGCGGGGGAGGAATCGGGGATCTTGCGATCCGTTTCGGATATTACCGTTACGAAGACGGAATCATGTTCGCAACCGTTGCGATTCTCGTAATCCTAGTTCAATTGATTCAGTGGTTCGGGGATTGGGTGCGGAGAAGGGTGGATAAACGCGGCGGTTAA
- a CDS encoding TPM domain-containing protein: MIKQYTSEPSLLQRILNHWLESIFSLFSFTADKSKTYRFKRYFSAEDLKRIESAVSKSESSHKGEIKVILESGLPVSRVLFGLDAKRRAAELFSEKRVWDTEENTGILIYVQLTDRRIELLADRGIYKKIGQNTLDEICGKMQNGFRSGSYLESILTAIETFTQLLQKHFPPGKQNPNELPDRPEVI, encoded by the coding sequence ATGATAAAGCAATATACGTCCGAACCTTCTCTTCTGCAAAGAATTCTGAATCACTGGCTGGAATCGATCTTCTCCCTTTTTTCCTTTACCGCGGACAAATCGAAGACCTATCGATTCAAACGGTATTTCAGCGCGGAGGATTTAAAAAGAATCGAATCCGCGGTTTCCAAATCCGAAAGTTCACACAAGGGAGAAATCAAAGTGATCCTGGAATCGGGCCTTCCCGTTTCCAGAGTTTTGTTCGGCCTGGACGCAAAACGAAGAGCGGCGGAACTCTTTTCGGAAAAACGGGTTTGGGATACGGAAGAAAACACGGGGATTTTGATCTACGTTCAACTCACCGATCGAAGGATCGAATTGCTCGCCGACCGGGGAATCTACAAGAAGATCGGACAAAACACGTTAGACGAAATCTGCGGCAAAATGCAGAACGGTTTCCGATCGGGTTCGTATCTCGAAAGCATTCTCACTGCGATCGAAACGTTTACGCAGCTTTTGCAGAAACATTTTCCGCCGGGAAAACAAAACCCGAACGAACTTCCCGATCGTCCGGAAGTCATCTAA
- a CDS encoding LemA family protein, translating into MKTKIRTRLFLAITLTLAVLGSTNCGYNAIQEEDEAVTASWAEVLNQYQRRADLIPNLVNTVKGYAAQEEKVLTEVTRARAGVGSIQADEKTLNNPELFKKYAQAQAQMTSALSRLLVVAENYPQLKSNENFRDLQAQLEGTENRITVARNRYIQAVQKYNITIRKFPSNLTAKLFGFDVKPSFTVENEKEISKPPEVKF; encoded by the coding sequence TTGAAAACGAAGATTCGAACCAGGTTGTTTTTGGCGATTACGCTCACACTCGCGGTCTTGGGTTCCACCAACTGCGGTTATAACGCGATCCAGGAAGAAGACGAGGCCGTCACTGCGTCTTGGGCCGAGGTTTTGAACCAATATCAAAGAAGAGCCGATTTGATTCCGAACTTGGTCAACACCGTGAAAGGATACGCGGCTCAGGAAGAAAAAGTGTTAACCGAAGTGACCCGAGCCAGAGCCGGAGTCGGTTCGATTCAAGCGGACGAGAAGACTCTGAACAATCCGGAACTTTTCAAAAAATACGCGCAGGCGCAGGCGCAGATGACTTCCGCGCTTTCCCGTTTGCTCGTCGTCGCGGAAAATTATCCGCAATTGAAATCCAACGAAAACTTTCGGGACTTGCAGGCGCAGCTCGAAGGAACGGAAAATAGAATCACCGTGGCGCGCAACCGATACATCCAAGCGGTGCAAAAATACAATATCACAATCCGAAAATTTCCGAGCAATCTCACCGCAAAACTTTTCGGATTCGACGTAAAACCTTCGTTTACGGTCGAAAACGAAAAGGAAATCTCCAAACCGCCCGAAGTTAAATTTTAA
- a CDS encoding zinc-dependent alcohol dehydrogenase family protein — MRVYEVQNQFGLENLKIAERPDPVPGPGEVLVRFRAASLNYRDYLMAIGRYNPKQKLPLVPLSDGAGEIAQVGPGVTKWKVGDKICANFAQTWLDGAPDNDMLRNTLGGPLDGTLSEYRIFGEQGIVPMPEHLSFAEASTLPCAALTAYTAIITHGNIQPGGTIVVQGTGGVSIFALQFAKMMGIKVIATSSSNDKLAKLTALGADEVINYNEKPDWDKEVRKITNKKGADLIIEVGGAGTLQRSISCTRPWGTIALIGVLAGGESNNLSLFPILMHGIRIQGIIVGSKRNFEDMNKAVEANKIKPVVDHIFKFEEAPQAYDSLKSGKHFGKICIEI; from the coding sequence ATGAGAGTTTACGAAGTTCAAAATCAATTCGGTCTGGAGAATTTAAAAATCGCGGAACGCCCCGATCCGGTTCCGGGACCGGGAGAAGTTCTCGTCCGTTTCAGAGCCGCTTCTTTGAACTACAGGGATTATCTGATGGCGATCGGAAGATACAACCCGAAACAAAAACTTCCTCTTGTTCCTCTTTCGGACGGAGCCGGAGAAATCGCGCAAGTCGGTCCGGGAGTTACGAAGTGGAAAGTCGGCGACAAGATCTGCGCCAACTTCGCGCAAACCTGGCTCGACGGAGCGCCGGACAACGATATGCTGCGCAACACGCTCGGAGGTCCGCTCGATGGAACTCTCAGCGAATATAGAATTTTCGGAGAACAAGGAATCGTTCCCATGCCGGAACATCTTTCCTTTGCGGAAGCATCCACTCTTCCTTGCGCAGCGCTCACCGCTTACACCGCAATCATCACACACGGAAACATTCAACCCGGAGGGACGATCGTCGTCCAAGGAACGGGGGGCGTTTCCATATTCGCATTACAATTCGCTAAAATGATGGGGATCAAGGTCATCGCGACTTCCTCCAGCAACGACAAACTCGCAAAGCTCACCGCGCTCGGAGCGGACGAAGTCATCAACTACAACGAAAAACCGGATTGGGATAAGGAAGTCCGCAAGATCACGAACAAGAAAGGCGCGGATCTGATCATCGAAGTCGGAGGCGCGGGAACTCTGCAAAGATCGATCTCCTGCACGAGACCTTGGGGAACGATCGCATTGATCGGAGTTTTAGCGGGTGGAGAAAGCAACAACCTCTCCCTGTTTCCGATCCTGATGCACGGAATTCGAATTCAAGGAATCATCGTAGGAAGCAAACGAAACTTCGAAGATATGAACAAGGCGGTCGAAGCCAACAAGATCAAACCGGTAGTCGATCATATCTTTAAATTCGAGGAAGCTCCGCAGGCTTACGACTCGCTAAAATCGGGAAAACATTTCGGAAAAATCTGCATCGAAATTTAG
- a CDS encoding TPM domain-containing protein produces the protein MIRLKFGILFFIWLFTFSAGWTLKTGNSSILLLREEWKAEDPVIPPLRTQITDTTSTLTDKQKAILTSTLVAFEKRKGSQIAVLVVGSTLDWTVEEYAVKTFEAWKLGRKGIDDGILIVVAIGDHKTKIEVGYGLEGAVPDVIAKRIIEDYMIPRFRDGNYYEGISDAIDALIAKIDGEELPAASGKVAGSDSSSSGDGDFEPELPNKLVTAFIILVILGKLFGLMFGNGFSGGFGAVIFVILGLFWSITLWLLIPGAFLLWFFVLANGGGIGGSGGSSWGSSGGGSSWSGGGGSSGGGGASGSW, from the coding sequence ATGATCCGGTTGAAATTCGGAATCCTTTTCTTTATTTGGCTTTTTACGTTCAGCGCGGGCTGGACTTTGAAAACGGGAAATTCTTCCATTCTTCTCCTAAGGGAAGAATGGAAAGCGGAAGATCCCGTCATTCCTCCGCTGCGCACGCAGATCACGGATACGACGTCCACGCTCACCGACAAACAAAAGGCGATCCTCACTTCCACGTTAGTCGCCTTTGAAAAAAGAAAAGGAAGTCAGATCGCGGTCCTCGTAGTCGGCTCCACTCTCGATTGGACCGTGGAAGAATACGCGGTCAAAACCTTCGAGGCTTGGAAACTAGGACGCAAAGGAATCGACGACGGAATTCTGATCGTCGTCGCCATCGGCGACCATAAAACGAAGATCGAAGTCGGATACGGATTGGAAGGCGCGGTTCCCGACGTAATCGCAAAACGAATCATAGAAGATTATATGATTCCCCGGTTTCGCGACGGAAATTACTACGAAGGAATTTCGGACGCGATCGACGCGCTCATCGCAAAGATCGACGGTGAAGAACTTCCCGCAGCGAGCGGTAAAGTAGCGGGTTCCGATTCATCCTCTTCCGGCGACGGGGATTTCGAACCGGAACTTCCGAATAAACTCGTAACCGCATTCATCATTCTTGTCATTCTCGGAAAATTGTTCGGACTGATGTTCGGCAACGGATTCTCCGGAGGATTCGGAGCCGTCATCTTCGTGATCCTCGGTTTGTTTTGGTCCATCACTCTTTGGTTGTTGATTCCGGGCGCGTTCTTACTCTGGTTCTTCGTTCTCGCGAACGGAGGCGGAATCGGAGGAAGCGGCGGTTCGTCCTGGGGTTCTTCGGGAGGAGGAAGTTCCTGGAGCGGCGGTGGCGGATCGTCGGGAGGCGGAGGCGCCTCGGGAAGCTGGTAA
- a CDS encoding DUF736 family protein gives MAEYALKEKKGSLFSNATKEKETQPDYTGKVLLEGKTYRLAGWIRKSATGKNYLSLSLSEPNPEKKSEGNSPVGETDGNDFTDIEEDFPF, from the coding sequence ATGGCGGAATACGCACTCAAAGAAAAGAAAGGAAGTCTCTTTAGTAATGCAACCAAGGAAAAGGAAACACAACCCGATTACACGGGCAAGGTGCTTCTCGAAGGGAAAACCTATCGCCTGGCGGGTTGGATTCGAAAATCGGCCACCGGAAAGAATTATCTTTCTTTAAGCCTTTCCGAACCGAATCCTGAAAAAAAATCCGAAGGAAATTCTCCCGTCGGCGAAACGGACGGGAACGACTTTACGGACATAGAAGAAGATTTTCCGTTTTGA
- a CDS encoding methionine ABC transporter ATP-binding protein: MTQIPFLEFKDVSKTFRLTKGRSFTAVDHVSLEISKGEIFGIIGTTGAGKSTLLRFPNLLERPDHGRIFLEGMDITDLKGKNLRLHRQKIGMVFQQFNLASSRTVFDNVAFPLKAAGFSKAEIAVRVRELLNLVEIPEKENVYPAQLSGGQKQRVGIARALANHPELLLCDEPTSALDPETTRSILKLLKQIREKLSITMLIVTHEMEVVRELCDRTAIMEKGKIVESDRTDSFFANPKSEAAKKIIGSNGNGKFFSSDPSRATTGDSIL; encoded by the coding sequence ATGACTCAAATTCCCTTTTTAGAATTCAAAGACGTTTCCAAAACGTTTCGCTTAACAAAAGGACGTTCTTTTACCGCGGTGGATCATGTGAGTCTGGAAATTTCCAAAGGGGAGATTTTCGGAATCATCGGGACCACTGGCGCGGGGAAAAGCACTCTATTACGTTTTCCGAATCTTCTCGAACGACCGGATCACGGCCGCATCTTTTTGGAAGGTATGGATATAACCGATCTCAAAGGAAAGAATCTTCGATTACACCGTCAGAAGATCGGAATGGTTTTTCAACAGTTCAACCTCGCTTCCAGCAGAACCGTCTTCGACAACGTCGCCTTTCCGTTAAAGGCCGCCGGTTTTTCCAAAGCGGAGATCGCGGTTCGGGTTCGGGAACTTTTGAATTTGGTCGAGATCCCGGAAAAGGAAAACGTTTATCCCGCGCAGTTGAGCGGCGGACAAAAACAAAGAGTGGGAATCGCAAGGGCTCTTGCCAATCATCCAGAGCTCCTACTCTGCGACGAGCCGACTTCTGCCCTCGATCCGGAAACCACGAGATCCATATTAAAACTTTTGAAACAAATTCGGGAAAAACTTTCGATCACGATGTTGATCGTCACGCACGAAATGGAAGTCGTTCGCGAGCTTTGTGATCGAACGGCGATCATGGAAAAGGGAAAGATCGTCGAATCGGATCGAACGGATTCTTTCTTTGCGAATCCTAAATCGGAAGCGGCTAAAAAAATCATCGGTTCCAACGGCAACGGCAAATTCTTTTCTTCGGATCCGAGTCGCGCGACAACGGGAGATTCCATTCTATGA
- a CDS encoding SufE family protein, with protein sequence MSSVAEVQKEIVSEFSECTDWQERYQLLIEMGDELGSLPDEAKTSERLVPGCQSRVWIVSEEKDGKIEFQADSDSAITRGMIALLIRVFSGRTREEIKTASLEFLKEIGLDKHLSMSRRNGLYSMVNILRNS encoded by the coding sequence ATGAGCAGCGTTGCGGAAGTTCAAAAAGAAATCGTTTCCGAATTTTCGGAATGCACCGATTGGCAGGAACGCTATCAACTTTTGATCGAGATGGGAGACGAACTCGGTTCGCTTCCCGATGAAGCCAAAACTTCGGAGCGTTTGGTTCCCGGTTGTCAGTCCCGTGTTTGGATCGTTTCCGAAGAAAAGGACGGCAAGATCGAGTTTCAGGCCGACAGCGATTCAGCGATTACGCGCGGTATGATCGCTCTTTTGATCCGCGTTTTTTCGGGAAGAACCCGCGAAGAAATCAAAACCGCTTCTCTGGAATTTCTAAAAGAGATCGGTCTCGACAAACATCTTTCCATGTCTCGCAGAAACGGTCTCTATTCGATGGTCAACATTCTTCGGAATAGTTGA
- a CDS encoding DUF1566 domain-containing protein has translation MVLSRLIAGLFLLTSCSEAERISIDASSTAGLLLQGGVEASRNRSGATPDSKEITSFRFNAAENSFAADFVGEISGTQITVSVPFGAIRRLKATFANTGAGVQVNGVSQTSAQTENDFSSSLVYRVTAKNGSFTDYTVNVIPTFRLTDAGQTNCYSTCAADPGQDAAYTTGVPASFQSNVVLSSYSPQPVTFDRQTGLIWKNCPAGSSNVSCSTIYNYTQPTASSYCTGLNSMNAGSGYAGLQGWRLPNIEELISLSTFKTSGASAFIDTADFPNGLGGYWSNDTDQSDSSKRWVFNYTNGLNFSQDTNAGYYVRCVTGGSMPARSYSDLNDGSVRDNRTGLVWQKCSVGQTWSSGSPSCTSGTATIHNWTSALITCGTSNLAGKSWRLPNAHELISLVDFTSPSSGAKIDASAFPNTPPTGIYHTSNSNPGIHVFRVRFGDARIDTTAVSTQNYVRCVTD, from the coding sequence ATGGTTTTGTCTCGGCTGATCGCCGGACTTTTTCTTCTTACTTCTTGTTCCGAAGCGGAACGGATCAGCATCGACGCTTCTTCGACCGCCGGATTATTGCTTCAGGGCGGAGTAGAAGCTTCTCGAAATCGAAGCGGTGCCACACCCGATTCCAAAGAAATCACTTCGTTTCGATTCAACGCGGCCGAAAATTCGTTTGCTGCCGACTTTGTCGGAGAAATTTCAGGAACACAGATCACGGTTTCCGTTCCGTTTGGAGCGATTCGTCGTTTGAAAGCGACGTTTGCAAACACGGGAGCGGGGGTTCAGGTCAACGGAGTTTCGCAAACGAGTGCACAAACCGAAAACGATTTTAGTTCTTCCCTTGTATATCGTGTTACCGCAAAGAACGGGAGTTTTACCGATTACACCGTAAACGTAATTCCGACATTTCGTCTAACGGACGCGGGACAAACGAATTGTTATTCCACTTGTGCCGCCGATCCCGGTCAGGATGCGGCTTATACGACGGGAGTTCCCGCGTCCTTTCAATCCAATGTAGTTTTATCCAGCTATTCTCCGCAGCCCGTTACGTTTGATCGTCAAACCGGGTTGATCTGGAAAAATTGTCCGGCCGGATCGTCGAACGTATCCTGCTCGACGATTTACAATTATACGCAGCCGACCGCTTCTTCTTACTGCACCGGTTTGAATTCTATGAATGCGGGGTCCGGTTACGCCGGACTTCAAGGTTGGAGATTGCCTAACATCGAAGAATTGATCAGTCTCAGTACGTTTAAGACTTCGGGAGCCTCGGCGTTTATCGACACGGCGGATTTTCCGAACGGGCTCGGGGGATATTGGTCTAACGATACGGACCAGTCCGATTCGAGCAAGCGTTGGGTTTTTAATTATACGAACGGCTTGAATTTTTCTCAAGACACGAACGCCGGTTATTATGTGCGTTGTGTTACCGGAGGCTCTATGCCGGCTCGTTCCTATTCCGACTTGAATGACGGGAGTGTTCGAGACAATCGGACCGGACTCGTTTGGCAGAAATGTTCCGTGGGACAAACTTGGTCGTCCGGATCTCCGTCCTGCACGTCCGGAACGGCCACGATTCATAATTGGACCTCAGCTTTGATCACATGCGGAACTTCGAATCTGGCGGGAAAATCGTGGAGGCTTCCGAATGCACATGAATTGATAAGTCTTGTGGATTTTACATCCCCCTCTTCGGGCGCGAAAATCGACGCAAGCGCGTTCCCCAATACCCCGCCGACCGGAATTTATCATACGAGCAATTCCAATCCTGGAATCCATGTATTTCGTGTTCGTTTCGGAGATGCGCGGATCGATACGACGGCGGTCAGTACGCAGAATTA